One genomic segment of Mytilus trossulus isolate FHL-02 chromosome 4, PNRI_Mtr1.1.1.hap1, whole genome shotgun sequence includes these proteins:
- the LOC134716870 gene encoding zinc finger protein 62-like, which translates to MAYTSLLQSDFNESLGLGCEVLLDDNCTADLNNNKSVDQEETIEISDYVPVISTNEYMDIEPAISTHDLSNIHVDVLISTGEHSNIEPSPSTEAKEVHCDVCNKTFSTKANLKRHIRRHNGSMLECSECSKQFDTKYHLENHRKLSHTAFNYKCSKCPKTFKSKVGLKNHENQHIKRFKYLCPQCGKGFNYTADIKGHKSMHEGTKPHSCDKCGAKFTNIRNKRRHVFSCGVKVKGSNCDICNKSFKCPRYLTSSIPKDTKIQKDSNALLVEHSINLEPLCTSIPRKLGIINYVCVFAQRDCASLKASICCDKCIFFKDLFYMNILLVSP; encoded by the exons ATGGCGTATACATCTCTGCTCCAGAGTGATTTCAATGAATCCTTAGGACTAGGATGTGAAGTTTTGTTAGATGATAACTGCACAGCCGATTTGAATAATAACAAAAGTGTTGATCAg GAGGAAACTATCGAAATATCCGACTACGTACCAGTAATATCTACAAATGAGTATATGGATATCGAGCCAGCTATATCTACACATGACCTATCCAACATACATGTGGATGTACTCATATCTACTGGTGAACATTCCAACATTGAACCATCACCTTCGACTGAAGCCAAGGAAGTACACTGTGATGTTTGTAATAAAACGTTCTCAACCAAAGCCAACCTTAAAAGACACATTCGGAGACACAATGGTTCCATGTTGGAATGTTCAGAGTGCAGTAAGCAGtttgatacaaaatatcatttagaGAACCATAGAAAGCTATCACATACtgcttttaattataaatgttccAAGTGTCCtaaaacttttaaatcaaaagttGGACTTAAGAACCATGAAAACCAGCATATTAAACgctttaaatatttatgtcCCCAATGTGGTAAAGGATTTAACTATACGGCGGATATTAAAGGACACAAATCCATGCATGAGGGAACAAAACCACACAGTTGTGATAAGTGTGGGGCAAAGTTTACCAATATTAGAAACAAAAGAAGGCATGTATTCAGCTGCGGTGTAAAAGTGAAGGGATCAAACTGTGATATTTGTAACAAATCATTCAAATGCCCGAGATATTTGACATCTAGCATACCAAAGGACACGAAAATCCAGAAAGATTCCAATGCTCTACTTGTGGAACATTCTATAAATTTAGAGCCTCTCTGTACAAGCATTCCAAGAAAACTGGGCATAATTAATTACGTGTGTGTTTTTGCACAAAGGGATTGTGCAAGTCTTAAAGCATCGATTTGTTGTgacaaatgtatattttttaaagacttGTTTTATATGAACATACTGCTTGTATCGCCGTGA